In Cryptomeria japonica chromosome 10, Sugi_1.0, whole genome shotgun sequence, a genomic segment contains:
- the LOC131030881 gene encoding uncharacterized protein LOC131030881, producing MMDKPHVAIFPLSGGMGHFIPLAEFAKRLCQFHGFSITLIISKWFWTSQQPALLERLASSALDIRITEIPHITENEDEQKMKLETRLSKFMLNAKPHVEDVLQSLRSSSPISAFITDFFCTELLDVTTKLKVPSYLFVPSSAASVCFMLHLPKLVAEINVSFKDADFEVEVPGLPPIPATDLPTPFQERSDSWFNWFLNHASRFKEASGVFINTFAELEEEAIKTLRTPSTPPIYPIGPLLVTESDTPDESSCLKWLDEQPPSSVLFVAFGSFGVLSREQITDLAIGLETSGHRFLWVLRGFKSEDSSSLETDISQLLPEGFESRTRDRGLVLLNWAPQIPVLSHPSTGGFLSHCGWNSTVESVSHGVPMIAWPLFAEQGINKVILVKQNQVAIGLKMDNKGFVRREEVERAVRELMEGEEGRKVREKMKELKDKAKIAMMEGGGTIKATADAAADLSASTSTVQEFLPLHGVALDVLTIYNSNIFQRCLPLPPLMDKPHVAIFPLSVGMGHFLPLAEFAKRLCEFHGFSITLIISRWLWTSQQPPLLQRLASSALDIRITEIPHITEDEEEQKMNIETRLSKFMLNAKPHVEDVLQSLRSSSPISAFITDLFCTELLDVTTKLKVPSYLFVPGSAASVCFMLHLPKLVSENKISFEDADFEVEVPGLPPIPARDLPTPFQERSDSWFKWSLYHASRFKEASGVFINTLAELEEEAIKTLRTPATPPIYPIGPLLHLTESDTPDESGCLKWLDEQPPSSVLFVAFGSLGILSREQITDLAIGLEASGYRFLWVLRVRGFKFEDSSFLETDISQLLPEGFESRTCDRGLVIPNWAPQIRVLSHPSTGGFLSHCGWNSTLESVSHGVPMITWPLGAEQGMNKAILVKQNEVAIGLKMDNKGFVRREEVERAVRELMGGEEGRKAREKMKELKGKAEIAMMEGGSTIKATADAAADLSASTWNVK from the exons ATGATGGACAAGCCGCATGTCGCCATTTTCCCCCTCAGCGGGGGGATGGGGCATTTCATTCCATTGGCTGAGTTTGCAAAGAGGCTTTGTCAGTTTCATGGCTTCTCCATCACCCTCATCATCAGCAAGTGGTTTTGGACTTCTCAGCAACCTGCACTGCTTGAACGATTGGCCTCTTCTGCTCTTGACATACGCATTACAGAGATTCCTCACATCACTGAGAATGAAGATGAGCAAAAGATGAAATTGGAAACACGCCTTTCGAAGTTCATGCTGAATGCAAAGCCACACGTTGAAGACGTTCTGCAATCGTTGCGTTCATCTTCACCCATCTCTGCCTTTATTACAGATTTCTTCTGTACGGAACTGCTTGACGTTACCACCAAGCTGAAAGTGCCAAGTTATTTATTCGTTCCGAGCTCTGCTGCTTCTGTTTGCTTCATGTTACATCTTCCAAAGCTCGTTGCGGAGATTAATGTTTCATTTAAAGACGCCGATTTTGAAGTGGAGGTACCGGGGCTTCCGCCGATTCCAGCCACTGATCTCCCAACTCCCTTTCAAGAGAGGTCGGATTCCTGGTTTAATTGGTTTTTAAATCATGCCTCCCGCTTcaaggaagcatcaggggttttCATTAACACATTTGCTGAGCTGGAGGAGGAAGCCATCAAAACCCTAAGAACCCCTTCAACGCCTCCAATCTATCCAATAGGTCCATTGTTGGTCACAGAATCAGATACCCCTGACGAGTCCAGCTGCCTCAAATGGTTAGATGAGCAGCCTCCCTCGTCCGTTCTGTTCGTAGCATTTGGAAGCTTTGGCGTTTTGTCCAGGGAGCAAATTACAGATCTGGCAATTGGACTTGAAACCAGCGGCCACCGATTCTTGTGGGTGCTGCGAGGATTCAAATCTGAGGACTCTTCTTCTCTGGAAACTGACATTTCACAGCTTTTACCCGAGGGCTTTGAGAGTCGAACCAGGGATCGCGGGCTGGTGCTTCTCAATTGGGCACCTCAGATTCCTGTTCTTTCTCACCCGTCTACTGGAGGCTTCCTTTCTCATTGCGGGTGGAATTCTACGGTGGAGAGCGTGTCGCATGGAGTTCCCATGATCGCTTGGCCTCTTTTTGCCGAACAGGGGATAAACAAGGTCATATTGGTGAAGCAGAATCAGGTAGCCATAGGTTTGAAGATGGACAACAAAGGATTTGTGAGGAGAGAAGAAGTTGAGAGAGCAGTGAGGGAATTGATGGAAGGAGAGGAGGGAAGAAAGGTGAGAGAGAAAATGAAAGAGTTGAAGGACAAGGCCAAGATTGCTATGATGGAAGGAGGGGGCACAATCAAGGCCACCGCCGATGCAGCCGCAGATTTATCAGCCTCCACTTCGACT GTGCAAGAATTTTTACCTCTGCATG GGGTGGCTCTAGATGTGCTTACAATTTACAATTCCAATATCTTTCAGCGTTGCCTTCCTCTGCCTCCTTTGATGGACAAACCTCATGTCGCCATTTTCCCCCTCAGCGTGGGGATGGGCCATTTCCTTCCATTAGCTGAGTTTGCAAAGCGTCTCTGTGAGTTTCATGGCTTCTCCATCACCCTCATCATCAGCAGGTGGTTGTGGACATCTCAGCAACCCCCTCTCCTGCAACGATTGGCCTCTTCTGCTCTCGACATACGCATTACAGAGATTCCTCACATCACTGAGGATGAAGAAGAGCAAAAGATGAATATTGAAACACGCCTTTCGAAGTTCATGCTGAATGCAAAGCCACACGTTGAAGACGTTCTGCAATCGTTGCGTTCATCTTCGCCCATCTCTGCATTCATTACAGATCTCTTCTGTACGGAACTGCTTGACGTTACCACCAAGCTAAAAGTGCCGAGTTATTTATTCGTTCCGGGCTCTGCTGCTTCTGTTTGCTTCATGTTACATCTTCCAAAGCTCGTCTCGGAGAACAAAATTTCATTTGAAGACGCCGATTTTGAAGTGGAGGTACCGGGGCTTCCGCCGATTCCAGCCAGAGATCTGCCCACTCCCTTTCAAGAGAGGTCTGATTCCTGGTTTAAATGGTCTTTATACCATGCCTCCCGCTTcaaggaagcatcaggggttttCATTAACACCCTTGCTGAGCTAGAGGAAGAAGCCATCAAAACCCTAAGAACCCCTGCAACGCCTCCCATCTATCCAATAGGTCCCTTGTTGCATCTCACAGAATCTGATACCCCTGACGAGTCCGGCTGCCTCAAATGGTTGGACGAGCAGCCTCCCTCGTCCGTTCTGTTTGTGGCATTCGGAAGCTTGGGTATTCTGTCAAGGGAACAAATTACAGATCTGGCAATTGGACTTGAAGCCAGTGGCTACCGATTCTTATGGGTGCTGCGAGTGCGCGGGTTCAAATTTGAGGACTCTTCTTTTCTTGAAACTGACATTTCTCAACTTTTACCGGAGGGCTTTGAGAGTCGAACCTGTGACCGTGGGCTGGTGATTCCAAATTGGGCTCCTCAAATACGGGTTCTTTCTCACCCATCTACTGGAGGCTTTCTTTCTCATTGTGGATGGAATTCTACACTGGAAAGCGTCTCGCACGGAGTTCCCATGATCACTTGGCCTCTTGGCGCGGAACAGGGGATGAACAAGGCCATACTGGTGAAGCAGAATGAGGTAGCCATAGGTTTAAAGATGGACAACAAAGGATTTGTGAGGAGAGAAGAAGTGGAGAGAGCGGTGAGGGAATTGATGGGAGGAGAGGAGGGAAGAAAGGCGAGGGAGAAAATGAAAGAGTTGAAAGGCAAGGCTGAGATTGCTATGATGGAAGGAGGGAGCACAATCAAGGCTACCGCCGATGCAGCCGCAGATTTATCAGCCTCCACTTGGAATGTAAAATAA